A genomic window from Bacillota bacterium includes:
- the flgF gene encoding flagellar basal-body rod protein FlgF has translation MLRGIYTAASGMLAQGIRTDVLANNLANVDTSGYRRQTAQVQAFPEQLLMRQEKMNFTPIGRLGTGTLVVEKHNSFMQGRIHTTGNPLDVALDGPGFFVIDTPGQRSYTRDGSFTVNMGGWLVTQDGFRVLGQNGPIYIGEASSVVINSEGTVIVDGVERDKLLIVEFADRRGLVNQGGNRYHATPAAGQPFRWRASVVQGALEMANVNTVKEMVNLIEVQRAYEANQKVIQAFDETLGKLINEVKV, from the coding sequence TTGCTGCGCGGTATATACACAGCTGCGTCCGGAATGCTGGCTCAGGGAATCCGGACAGATGTGCTCGCTAACAACTTAGCAAATGTTGATACCTCGGGTTATCGCCGCCAAACTGCTCAGGTGCAGGCTTTTCCTGAACAGCTGTTGATGCGTCAGGAAAAGATGAATTTCACACCAATTGGCCGCTTAGGCACAGGAACACTTGTGGTTGAGAAGCATAACTCCTTTATGCAGGGCAGAATTCATACTACCGGGAATCCGCTGGATGTGGCTTTAGATGGTCCGGGATTTTTTGTAATTGACACGCCCGGACAGAGGAGCTATACCAGAGACGGTAGTTTCACGGTCAACATGGGTGGATGGCTTGTTACTCAGGATGGATTTAGAGTTTTAGGACAAAATGGACCGATCTATATCGGGGAAGCAAGCAGTGTTGTAATCAACTCAGAAGGAACAGTAATTGTTGATGGGGTTGAGCGGGACAAGCTTCTGATCGTAGAGTTTGCTGATCGCAGAGGGCTGGTGAATCAGGGCGGAAATCGCTATCATGCCACTCCTGCTGCAGGACAGCCATTCAGATGGCGCGCAAGTGTGGTTCAGGGTGCTCTCGAAATGGCGAATGTCAATACAGTCAAGGAAATGGTTAACTTGATTGAAGTGCAGCGCGCTTATGAAGCTAATCAGAAGGTGATTCAGGCTTTTGATGAAACGCTTGGTA